The following is a genomic window from Pseudomonas lurida.
GAGGCGAACAGCAGCGCTTCGGCCACTGCCTGGATGTTCAGCGCGACGATGATCTGGTTGGCGACCTTGGCGGTCTGGCCATCACCATTGCCGCCCACCAGGGTGATGTTCTTGCCCATGGCCTGGAACAGCGGCAGCGCGCGTTCAAAGGTGTGCGGCTCACCACCGATCATGATGCTCAGGGTGCCGGCCTTGGCGCCGACCTCACCACCGGACACGGGGGCATCCAGGTACTGTGCGCCGGTCTCGTTGATCTTCGCCGCGAACGCCTTGGTGGCGGTGGGGGAGATCGAGCTCATGTCGATCACCACCTTGTTCGGTGACAGGCCAGCAGCTACGCCGTCTTTGCGGAACAGCACGTCATCGACCTGCGGGGTGTCGGGCACCATCACGATGATGAACTCGGCTTCCTGCGCCACTTGCTGCGGGTTGGCCAGGGCCACGGCACCGGCGTCGATCAGTGCTTGCGGGGCCTTGCCGTGGTGCTCGGAGAGGAACAGTTGGTGACCTGCTTTCTGCAGGTTCGCGGCCATGGGTTGGCCCATGATGCCAGTGCCGATGAATCCGATTTTAGCCATGATCAATTCCTCTTTTTATTCGATGGGCAGACCTGACTTGGTCTGCCAAACACAGGAGGTCTAAATGTGGGAGCGGGCTTGCTCGCTAAGGTCTTTCATTCAACATAGGCGTCGACTGATACACCGCTTTTCGCGAGCAAGCCCGCTCCCACATGGGGATTGTGTTGTCTCAGTTAGATGGCGTTATGGGTTTTGAGCCAGCCCAGACCCGCTTCGGTGGTGGTCAACGGCTTGTACTCGCAGCCGACCCACCCCTGGTAACCGATGCGGTCCAGGTGTTCGAACAGGAAGCGGTAGTTGATCTCGCCGGTGCCCGGCTCGTTACGGCCCGGGTTATCCGCCAGTTGGATGTGGTTGATCTCGCCCAGATGCGCGGCCATGGTGCGGGCCAGGTCGCCCTCCATGATTTGCATGTGATAGATGTCGTATTGCAGGAACAGATTGTCACTGCCCACCTGTTCGCGAATCGACAGGGCTTGCGCCGTGTTATTGAGGTAGAAGCCTGGAATGTCGCGGGTATTGATCGCTTCCATCACCAACTTGATGCCCGCCGCCTGCAGCTTGTCGGCGGCGTACTTGAGGTTGGCGACGAACGTTTTTTCCAGGGTCTCGTCATCGACACCTTGGGGGCGAATACCTGCCAGGCAGTTGATCTGGGTGTTGCCCAGCACGTGTGCATAGGCGATCGCGAGCTTGACCCCGGCACGGAATTCCTCGACCCGGTCCGGGTGACACGCCAGGCCGCGTTCGCCCTTGGCCCAGTCACCGGCCGGCAGGTTGAACAGCACCTGGGTCAGGCCATGGGCGTCAAGTTGTGCCTTGATTTCGGCAGAGCTGAATTCATACGGGAACAAGTACTCGACCCCTTCGAAGCCAGCATCGGCGGCCGCTTTGAAGCGTGCAAGGAAGTCCTGTTCGGTAAACAGCATGGACAGGTTGGCGGCGAAGCGCGGCATAGGGTTCTCCTTAATCGAGCAGGGAAATGGCAGTCGGCGCATCGTTGCCGACCAGTGCCAGATCTTCGAATTCATTGACGGCGTTGATCTCGGTGCCCATGGAAATGTTGGTCACGCGTTCCAGAATAATCTCAACGATCACCGGAACCTTGAATTCTTCGATCATTTCCTCGGCACGGCGCAGTGCTGGCGCGATCTGGCTTGGCTCGAACACGCGCAGGGCCTTGCAACCCAGGCCTTCGGCGACGGCGACGTGGTCCACACCATAGCCGTTGAGTTCCGGGGCGTTGAGGTTGTCGAAGGACAGCTGCACGCAGTAATCCATTTCAAACCCGCGCTGGGCCTGGCGGATCAGACCCAGGTAGGAGTTGTTCACCACCACGTGGATGTACGGCAGCTTGAACTGCGCGCCCACGGCCAACTCTTCGATCATGAACTGGAAGTCATAGTCGCCCGACAGTGCGACCACCTTGCGGCTCGGGTCGGCCTTGACCACGCCGAGGGCGGCGGGGATGGTCCAGCCCAGTGGGCCGGCCTGGCCACAGTTGATCCAGTGGCGCGGCTTGTACACATGCAGGAATTGCGCACCGGCGATCTGCGACAGGCCGATGGTGCTGACGTAGCAGGTGTCTTTGCCGAACACCTGGTTCATTTCTTCGTAAACGCGCTGTGGCTTGACCGGCACATTGTCGAAGTGGGTCTTGCGGTGCAGCGTAGCCTTGCGTTGCTGGCAGTCGTTGAGCCAGGCACTGCGGTCCTTGAGCTTGCCGGCGGCTTTCCACTCGCGGGCCACTTCGATAAACATGGTCAGTGCGGAACCGGCGTCGGAAACGATGCCCAGGTCCGGCGTGAAGACGCGGCCAATCTGCGTTGGCTCGATGTCGACGTGAATGAACTTACGGCCCTCGGTGTAGACCTCGACTGAACCGGTGTGACGGTTGGCCCAGCGGTTACCGATGCCCAGCACCACGTCCGACTTGAGCAGCGTCGCGTTGCCATAACGGTGGGAGGTTTGCAGGCCGACCATGCCCACCATCTGTGGGTGATCGTCCGGAATGGTGCCCCAGCCCATCAGGGTCGGGATCACCGGGATACCGGTGAGTTCGGCGAATTCAACCAGCAGCTCGCTGGCGTCGGCATTGATCACGCCGCCACCGCTCACCAACAGCGGGCGTTCGGCCTGGTCCAGCAGGGCCAGGGCTTTCTCCACCTGCACGCGGGTTGCCAATGGCTTGGCCAGGGGCAATGGCTGATAGGCGTCGATGTCGAATTCGATCTCGGCCATCTGCACGTCAAATGGCAGGTCGATCAGTACCGGGCCGGGGCGGCCGGAGCGCATTTCGTAAAAGGCTTTCTGGAAGGCATACGGCACTTGGCCGGGTTCGAGGACGGTGGTCGCCCACTTGGTCACCGGCTTGACGATGCTGGTGATGTCCACGGCCTGGAAATCTTCCTTGTGCATACGGGCGCGGGGTGCCTGGCCGGTAATGCACAGGATCGGGATCGAGTCGGCCGAGGCGCTGTACAGGCCGGTGACCATGTCGGTACCCGCCGGGCCCGAAGTGCCGATGCACACGCCGATATTGCCCGCCTTGGTGCGGGTGTAACCCTCGGCCATATGGGAGGCGCCTTCAACGTGGCGAGCAAGGACGTGATCGATGCCACCCACCTTCTGCAAGGCCGAGTACAGCGGGTTGATCGCGGCGCCTGGGATACCGAAGGCGGTGTCCACGCCTTCACGGCGCATCACCAGGACGGCGGCTTCGATTGCTCTCATTTTGCTCATGGTTTTGGTGCCTCTTGCGTTTTGTAATTGTATACAAGTGGTGTCTGGTCAAAGTGTATTCACGGCGGGCGGCACAGGTCAATGCATTTTATAAACTGGCCTTTGCGTTCGTCGGAACTGCTTTTTTCGACGTATGGAGCCTTTGTGCGAAAATATTGTATACAAAAATAAAAGTCATTGTGTTCTATTTGTTTGATCGAGCATCTGATCATCCAGACCTCCACCGCATTCCCAATAACAAAAGAAGGACGGCACCATGAGCGCTTTAACCTTGAAACTCGCCACCCAACTGGCCAGCCAGGCCCTCACCGCAGGGCGCACCATTTCGGCGGCGCCGCTGACCATTGCGGTGCTCGACAGCGGCGGTCACCTGATCACCCTGCAACGCGAAGACGGCGCCAGCCTGCTGCGTCCGCAGATCGCCATTGGCAAGGCCTGGGGCGCGATTGCCTTGGGCAAGGGCTCACGCCTGCTGGCGCTGGACGCGCAGCAACGCCCGGCGTTTATCGCTGCGCTGAATAGCCTGGGGCAGGGCAGTGTGGTGCCGGCACCGGGTGGGGTGTTGATTCGGAGTCAGGAGGGGGCTGTGCTGGGGGCGATCGGGATCAGCGGGGACACGTCGGATATTGATGAGCAGTGCGCGATCACGGCGATCGAGGGGGTGGGGTTGATGGCGGATGCGGGGGTGTCAGCCTGATTTTTTGCTGATTGGTCTGGCCCCTTCGCGAGCAAGCCCGCTCCCACATTGGTTTCGCGGTGTTCATACAGGCTGTGTCTGCGCGGATCAAGTGTGGGAACTGGCTTGCCTGCGATACCGCACCACGTCCCTCAGTCCGGCTCACACCCCTTGAGCACCAACCGAATGATCGTCTGCGCCGCGGCCTCGTAGTCCGCTTCATCCAACTTGGCCTTGCCGGTCACCGCCGAGATCTGCCAGTCGAAGTCCGCATACGTCTGCGTGGCCGCCCAGATGCTGAACATCAAGTGATTGGGGTCGATCGTCGCGATCAGGCCGCGGTCTACCCAGTCCTGGATACACGCGATGTTGTGCTTGGCCTGGGCGTTAAGCTGCTCGACCTGATCAGCGCTCAAGTGCGGGGCGCCGTGCATGATTTCGCTGGCGAAGACCTTGGAGGCAAAAGGCAGGTCGCGGGAGATGCGGATTTTAGAGCGGATGTAGTTGCTCAGTACTTCCTTGGGCGCGCCTTGCGGGTTGAATGGCGTGGATGCGGCCAGGATCGGCTCGATAATGCTCTCGAGCACCTCACGGTAGAGGTTGTCCTTGGATTTGAAGTAGTAGTAGACGTTAGGCTTGGGCAGCCCGGCCTTGGCGGCGATGTCGCTGGTTTTGGTCGCGGCGAAGCCCTTGTCGGCAAACTCCTCGCTGGCCGCCCGCAGGATCTTTTCTTTGTTGCGCTCGCGAATGGTGCTCATAAACCAGGGGTTTCCTTGCCAGTACAGGCGGTTGCGCATGGTAGCACCGGCCATCCGCGAGCCTCAACAATGTGCCCGCAAAGCTTTGCGCCGCGCTATGCTCCGCCCATCTCTCTCTAATGGAAGCCCGATTCATGGCAGGAAGCAGCTTGTTGGTGTTGATCGACGATATCGCCGCAGTACTCGATGACGTAGCGCTGATGACAAAAATGGCGGCGAAGAAGACCGCTGGCGTGCTCGGTGATGACCTGGCGCTCAATGCCCAACAGGTCTCTGGCGTTCGCGCGGAGCGGGAACTTCCTGTGGTGTGGGCGGTGGCGAAGGGTTCGTTCGTCAACAAACTGATCCTGGTGCCGGCCGCCTTGCTGATCAGCGCCTTTGCGCCATGGGCGGTGACCCCTTTGCTGATGCTCGGCGGCGCGTACTTGTGTTTCGAAGGTTTCGAGAAGCTCGCGCATAAATTCCTTCACAGCAAGGCCGAGGACCACGCTGAACACGCGCAGTTGGTCGAGGCCGTAGCCAACCCGGCAACCGACCTGGTGGCCTTTGAGAAGGACAAGATCAAAGGCGCCATCCGCACCGACTTCATCCTTTCCGCCGAAATCATCGCGATCACCCTCGGCACCGTGGCCGACGCGCCGTTGATGCAGCAAGTGATCGTGCTGTCCGGCATTGCCATCGTCATGACCATCGGTGTCTACGGGCTGGTGGCTGGCATCGTCAAGCTGGATGACCTGGGCCTGTGGCTGACCCAGAAGCCTGGCCAGGCGGCGCGTAGTATCGGCGGCGCCATCCTGCGTGCGGCGCCCTACATGATGAAGAGCCTGTCGGTGATCGGGACGGCGGCGATGTTCCTGGTGGGCGGTGGGATCCTCACCCATGGCGTGCCGGTGGTGCATCACTGGATCGAGACGGTCAGTCAGGGCGCGGGCGGGGTGGCGTGGCTGGTGCCGACGTTACTGAATGGGGTGGCGGGGATTATTGCCGGTGCAGTGGTGTTGGCGGTGGTCAGCGTGGCCGGCAAAGCGTGGAAAGCGCTGAAGGCCTGACACGGGCGGCAAAAAAAAGGCCATTCAATCGAATGGCCTTTTTTGTGGGCGTTTACTCCGCAATCTGCAACTTGCGCGATTCGGTGTAGATGTAACGCACCTTCTCATACTCGAACGGCGAGTTCATCTGACCATAACGGAAGCTGGTCTGATAACGCTTGTCTACTGCACGCAGCGCCCAGATTTCCGGGTGGTTGGAGCTGACTTCGGAGACGTTGAGGTAGTTGATCTGGGTTTCGGCGGCGTAGTCGACGATCAGGCCGGTGGTGTCGCGCAGGTTCGATGGGCCGAAGATCGGCA
Proteins encoded in this region:
- a CDS encoding 2-hydroxy-3-oxopropionate reductase, with product MAKIGFIGTGIMGQPMAANLQKAGHQLFLSEHHGKAPQALIDAGAVALANPQQVAQEAEFIIVMVPDTPQVDDVLFRKDGVAAGLSPNKVVIDMSSISPTATKAFAAKINETGAQYLDAPVSGGEVGAKAGTLSIMIGGEPHTFERALPLFQAMGKNITLVGGNGDGQTAKVANQIIVALNIQAVAEALLFASKNGADPAKVREALMGGFASSKILEVHGERMIKGTFDPGFRINLHQKDLNLALAGAKELGINLPNTAGTQQVFSTCTALGGGNWDHSALIKGLEHMANFSIRDK
- the hyi gene encoding hydroxypyruvate isomerase produces the protein MPRFAANLSMLFTEQDFLARFKAAADAGFEGVEYLFPYEFSSAEIKAQLDAHGLTQVLFNLPAGDWAKGERGLACHPDRVEEFRAGVKLAIAYAHVLGNTQINCLAGIRPQGVDDETLEKTFVANLKYAADKLQAAGIKLVMEAINTRDIPGFYLNNTAQALSIREQVGSDNLFLQYDIYHMQIMEGDLARTMAAHLGEINHIQLADNPGRNEPGTGEINYRFLFEHLDRIGYQGWVGCEYKPLTTTEAGLGWLKTHNAI
- the gcl gene encoding glyoxylate carboligase, whose protein sequence is MSKMRAIEAAVLVMRREGVDTAFGIPGAAINPLYSALQKVGGIDHVLARHVEGASHMAEGYTRTKAGNIGVCIGTSGPAGTDMVTGLYSASADSIPILCITGQAPRARMHKEDFQAVDITSIVKPVTKWATTVLEPGQVPYAFQKAFYEMRSGRPGPVLIDLPFDVQMAEIEFDIDAYQPLPLAKPLATRVQVEKALALLDQAERPLLVSGGGVINADASELLVEFAELTGIPVIPTLMGWGTIPDDHPQMVGMVGLQTSHRYGNATLLKSDVVLGIGNRWANRHTGSVEVYTEGRKFIHVDIEPTQIGRVFTPDLGIVSDAGSALTMFIEVAREWKAAGKLKDRSAWLNDCQQRKATLHRKTHFDNVPVKPQRVYEEMNQVFGKDTCYVSTIGLSQIAGAQFLHVYKPRHWINCGQAGPLGWTIPAALGVVKADPSRKVVALSGDYDFQFMIEELAVGAQFKLPYIHVVVNNSYLGLIRQAQRGFEMDYCVQLSFDNLNAPELNGYGVDHVAVAEGLGCKALRVFEPSQIAPALRRAEEMIEEFKVPVIVEIILERVTNISMGTEINAVNEFEDLALVGNDAPTAISLLD
- a CDS encoding GlcG/HbpS family heme-binding protein translates to MSALTLKLATQLASQALTAGRTISAAPLTIAVLDSGGHLITLQREDGASLLRPQIAIGKAWGAIALGKGSRLLALDAQQRPAFIAALNSLGQGSVVPAPGGVLIRSQEGAVLGAIGISGDTSDIDEQCAITAIEGVGLMADAGVSA
- a CDS encoding TetR/AcrR family transcriptional regulator; amino-acid sequence: MSTIRERNKEKILRAASEEFADKGFAATKTSDIAAKAGLPKPNVYYYFKSKDNLYREVLESIIEPILAASTPFNPQGAPKEVLSNYIRSKIRISRDLPFASKVFASEIMHGAPHLSADQVEQLNAQAKHNIACIQDWVDRGLIATIDPNHLMFSIWAATQTYADFDWQISAVTGKAKLDEADYEAAAQTIIRLVLKGCEPD
- a CDS encoding DUF808 domain-containing protein — translated: MAGSSLLVLIDDIAAVLDDVALMTKMAAKKTAGVLGDDLALNAQQVSGVRAERELPVVWAVAKGSFVNKLILVPAALLISAFAPWAVTPLLMLGGAYLCFEGFEKLAHKFLHSKAEDHAEHAQLVEAVANPATDLVAFEKDKIKGAIRTDFILSAEIIAITLGTVADAPLMQQVIVLSGIAIVMTIGVYGLVAGIVKLDDLGLWLTQKPGQAARSIGGAILRAAPYMMKSLSVIGTAAMFLVGGGILTHGVPVVHHWIETVSQGAGGVAWLVPTLLNGVAGIIAGAVVLAVVSVAGKAWKALKA